One stretch of Glycine soja cultivar W05 chromosome 7, ASM419377v2, whole genome shotgun sequence DNA includes these proteins:
- the LOC114419549 gene encoding serine/threonine/tyrosine-protein kinase HT1-like, which produces MDEDSSNSWIRRAKFSHTVCHRLNYSSSGFGSFSIQPRAQHSSSLKSRPEVAFASKASSQAQKKPIMNKQRSLSPLPQTSLSETFKEARHEQKRFSTPGPRRKEQDKDKRIMGKLLNKDSHVFNSKSNHSSPITTKSPYSSPIRHLASMKLSDKSKQHRKDLGWTKYFDHGGGKVTAVETAEEWNVDLSKLFVGVRFAHGAHSRLYHGMYKDEAVAVKIITVPDDDENGMLADRLEKQFIREVSLLSRLHHQNVIKFVAACRKPPVYCVITEYLSEGSLRSYLHKLERKTIPLEKLIAFALDIARGMEYIHSQGVIHRDLKPENVLIKEDFHLKIADFGIACEEAYCDLFADDPGTYRWMAPEMIKRKSYGRKVDVYSFGLILWEMVTGTIPYEDMTPIQAAFAVVNKNVRPVIPSNCPPAMRALIEQCWSLHPDKRPEFWQVVKVLEQFESSLAHDGTLTLVENPCCPDHKKGLLHWIQKLGPVHHNNGPVPKPKFT; this is translated from the exons CCAAATTCTCCCACACAGTGTGTCACAGGTTGAACTATTCCAGTTCTGGATTTGGCTCTTTCAGCATTCAGCCAAGGGCACAGCACAGTTCTAGTCTGAAATCAAGGCCTGAAGTGGCTTTTGCCTCCAAGGCTTCTTCACAGGCTCAGAAGAAACCAATAATGAACAAGCAGAGATCTTTGTCCCCTTTGCCTCAAACCTCTCTCTCTGAGACCTTCAAGGAAGCCAGACATGAGCAGAAGAGGTTCTCAACACCTGGTCCAAGGAGGAAAGAGCAGGACAAGGACAAGAGAATCATGGGGAAGTTGCTCAACAAGGATTCTCATGTGTTCAATTCCAAATCCAATCACAGCAGTCCAATTACTACTAAATCCCCTTACAGCAGTCCAATTAGGCACCTTGCTTCGATGAAATTAAGTGACAAGTCGAAGCAGCACCGCAAGGATTTGGGATGGACAAAGTACTTTGACCATGGAGGGGGAAAGGTTACTGCTGTGGAAACAGCTGAGGAATGGAATGTTGACCTCTCCAAGCTCTTTGTTGGTGTTAGGTTTGCCCATGGTGCTCACAGCAGGCTTTACCATGGCATGTATAAGGATGAAGCTGTTGCTGTGAAAATTATCACGGTACCGGATGATGACGAAAACGGAATGTTGGCGGATCGATTAGAGAAACAATTCATTAGAGAAGTCTCGCTTTTATCGCGCCTCCACCACCAAAATGTTATAAAG TTCGTAGCAGCATGCAGAAAGCCACCTGTTTATTGTGTTATCACAGAATATCTATCAGAAGGTTCCTTGAGGTCATATTTGCATAagttggaaagaaaaactattcCTCTAGAGAAGCTAATTGCTTTTGCTCTGGACATTGCTCGTGGAATGGAGTATATACACTCTCAAGGTGTCATTCATCGAGACCTTAAACCAGAGAACGTCCTTATTAAAGAAGACTTTCACCTTAAAATTGCTGACTTTGGCATTGCTTGTGAGGAAGCGTACTGTGACTTATTTGCTGATGACCCTGGTACCTACCGCTGGATGGCACCTGAGATGATCAAACGAAAATCCTATGGGAGAAAGGTTGATGTATATAGTTTTGGACTTATCTTATGGGAAATGGTGACTGGAACTATACCATATGAGGACATGACTCCCATCCAGGCTGCTTTTGCCGTAGTAAATAAG AATGTAAGGCCAGTTATTCCTTCAAACTGTCCACCTGCAATGCGAGCTTTAATCGAGCAATGTTGGTCTTTGCATCCGGACAAGAGGCCCGAGTTCTGGCAGGTTGTTAAGGTATTAGAACAATTTGAGTCTTCGCTTGCTCATGATGGAACTCTGACTCTGGTGGAAAATCCTTGTTGCCCTGATCATAAGAAAGGGCTTCTCCATTGGATTCAAAAGCTTGGTCCTGTGCATCATAATAATGGCCCTGTGCCTAAACCGAAATTTACATGA
- the LOC114420666 gene encoding transcription factor bHLH162-like has translation MENNPSSSRTDTKSIEQNRRNQMKDLFSKLNSVVPHQSSREATSQPDKIGEATNYIKNLQIKLEKMKEKRNNLIDIERSKNASMNMGLKSPQFKIQQMGSALEIVLVTGMDCQFMFAWQNIFFLTETIRALQEEGYDIVNASYTVVENAVFHTIHCQVGGSANGALRISEKIKKYLNGC, from the exons ATGGAGAACAACCCTAGTTCATCAAGAACTGATACAAAATCCATTGAGCAGAATAGAAGAAATCAAATGAAGGATCTTTTCTCCAAGCTCAACTCAGTTGTGCCTCATCAAAGCTCAAGG GAAGCCACATCGCAGCCGGATAAGATAGGTGAAGCCACAAATTACATAAAGAATTTACAGATTAAATTAGAGAAAATGAAGGAGAAAAGGAACAACCTAATAGACATTGAAAGGTCAAAAAATGCTAGCATGAATATGGGGTTGAAGTCTCCACAATTTAAGATCCAACAAATGGGTTCAGCCTTAGAGATTGTTCTAGTAACCGGGATGGATTGCCAATTCAT GTTTGCATGGCAGAACATCTTCTTCCTAACAGAGACCATTCGTGCTCTTCAAGAAGAAGGATATGATATTGTTAATGCCAGTTATACAGTTGTTGAAAATGCAGTTTTCCATACAATACACTGTCAG gTAGGGGGATCTGCTAATGGAGCTTTGAGGATATCTGAGAAAATAAAGAAGTATCTCAATGGTTGCTAG